Proteins from a single region of Chloroflexota bacterium:
- a CDS encoding DUF559 domain-containing protein: MPIKGIVTNQIIGETMYDTARRLRREMTDAEKILWQNLRANRLNGFHFRRQQIVGKYIVDFYCHAASLVVEVDGKIHAQQIERDAERESELKARGLFILRFKNEEIEYNLRNVLEQITETCRTRIT; the protein is encoded by the coding sequence ATGCCAATCAAAGGAATCGTCACCAACCAGATAATCGGCGAGACGATGTACGATACCGCACGACGACTTCGCCGCGAAATGACAGATGCAGAAAAAATCCTGTGGCAAAATCTGCGCGCCAATCGTTTGAACGGTTTTCATTTTCGCCGCCAACAAATCGTCGGCAAGTACATCGTGGATTTTTATTGTCACGCGGCAAGTCTCGTTGTTGAAGTAGATGGCAAAATTCACGCGCAACAAATTGAGCGTGATGCGGAACGCGAAAGCGAATTAAAAGCGCGTGGGTTATTCATATTGCGTTTCAAGAATGAGGAAATCGAGTACAACTTACGGAATGTGCTTGAGCAAATCACTGAAACTTGTCGCACGAGGATAACCTAA